One genomic segment of Calonectris borealis chromosome 18, bCalBor7.hap1.2, whole genome shotgun sequence includes these proteins:
- the UNC119B gene encoding protein unc-119 homolog B, whose amino-acid sequence MSGSKARAAAAAGPEKKPPPAGGGALSRLRGQRGSADAAPRSPWTESELLALETVRPEHVLGLCRVTENYLCKPEDNIYNIDFTRFKIRDLETGTVLFEIAKPSASEQDDEDEDDNSELDASAGRFVRYQFTPAFLRLRTVGATVEFTVGEKPVSNFRMIERHYFRDRLLKNFDFDFGFCIPSSRNTCEHIYEFPQLSEDLIRLMVENPYETRSDSFYFVDNKLIMHNKADYAYNGGQ is encoded by the exons atgAGCGGCTCGAAggcgagggcggcggcggcggcggggccggagaaGAAGCCGCCGCCGGCGGGTGGGGGGGCGCTCAGCCGCCTGCGCGGGCAGCGCGGCTCGGCCGACGCGGCGCCGCGGTCGCCGTGGACCGAGTCCGAGCTGCTGGCGCTGGAGACCGTCCGGCCCGAGCACGTCCTGGGGCTGTGCCGGGTGACGGAGA ATTATTTATGCAAACCTGAGGACAACATTTACAACATTGACTTCACCAGGTTTAAGATCCGGGACCTTGAAACCGGAACAGTGCTGTTTGAAATTGCAAAGCCATCTGCTTCAG AGCAAGATGACGAGGATGAAGATGACAACAGTGAACTGGACGCTAGTGCAGGCCGCTTTGTTCGTTACCAGTTCACCCCAGCATTTCTCCGTCTTCGGACTGTTGGTGCAAC AGTGGAATTCACAGTGGGAGAAAAGCCAGTGTCAAACTTTCGAATGATTGAGAGACATTACTTCCGAGATCGCTTGCTGAAGAACTTTGACTTTGATTTTGGCTTCTGCATCCCCAGTAGCAGGAACACGTGTGAACACATTTATGAATTCCCTCAGCTCTCAGAAGACCTTA TCCGTCTGATGGTTGAAAATCCATACGAGACCCGCTCAGACAGCTTTTACTTTGTGGACAACAAGTTGATTATGCACAACAAGGCCGACTATGCTTACAATGGAGGACAGTAA